The Vicia villosa cultivar HV-30 ecotype Madison, WI linkage group LG1, Vvil1.0, whole genome shotgun sequence genome includes a region encoding these proteins:
- the LOC131607680 gene encoding uncharacterized protein LOC131607680, with translation MVDVDRRMTGLNPARAHLAGLKRLSARAASIAATTTVRNGLLSFSPLADKIITNLRDSGIHVQQGLSDAEFARIEAEFGFVFPPDLRAVLTAGLPVGAGFPDWRATGTRFHLRGSLDLPMAAISFQIARNTMWARCWGPKPSEPEKALRVARNALKKAPLLIPIFNHCYIPCNPSLAGNPVFYVDENRIFCCGIDLSDFFQRESPNRGSEVVILKKQRSVTEKSVSAVCSEVNLTRRSLDSGGRTPRWVEFWSDAAVDRRRRSSSSRAESSPERFFDIRKSEVPKWVESYVEEIGSVLRKGGWSEPDITEMVEASGSGFFEGDMVMLDNQAVLDALLLKVDRFSDSLRKSGWSSEEVSEALGFDFRPEKKERKPVKKLSPELVHSIEKLVGSVSRS, from the coding sequence atggtCGATGTGGACCGTAGAATGACCGGTCTGAACCCGGCCCGGGCTCACTTAGCCGGTCTAAAACGTCTCTCCGCCAGAGCCGCATCTATCGCCGCTACCACCACCGTACGTAACGGTCTTCTCTCGTTCTCACCTCTCGCCGATAAGATCATAACGAATCTCCGGGACTCAGGGATTCACGTTCAACAGGGTCTCTCCGACGCCGAGTTCGCACGGATTGAAGCTGAGTTCGGTTTTGTTTTCCCTCCAGACCTGAGAGCTGTTCTCACCGCCGGTTTACCCGTCGGAGCTGGATTCCCTGACTGGCGCGCTACCGGGACACGGTTCCATCTTAGAGGCTCCCTGGATCTTCCTATGGCGGCTATTTCATTTCAAATCGCGAGGAACACGATGTGGGCCCGGTGTTGGGGTCCGAAACCGTCGGAACCCGAAAAAGCTTTGCGGGTTGCAAGAAACGCTTTGAAGAAAGCGCCGTTGTTGATTCCTATCTTTAACCATTGCTACATTCCTTGTAACCCCTCTCTCGCCGGAAACCCTGTCTTTTACGTCGACGAGAATCGAATCTTCTGTTGCGGGATCGACTTATCGGATTTCTTCCAGCGCGAATCACCGAATCGGGGCTCCGAAGTTGTGATTCTCAAGAAACAGAGATCTGTTACAGAGAAGAGCGTTAGCGCAGTTTGTTCTGAAGTGAATTTGACGCGGAGGAGTCTCGACTCCGGAGGGAGGACACCGAGATGGGTAGAGTTCTGGAGTGACGCCGCGGTTGATCGACGGAGGAGAAGCTCGTCATCGCGTGCAGAGTCGTCACCGGAGCGGTTTTTCGATATTAGAAAGTCGGAGGTACCGAAATGGGTTGAGAGTTACGTTGAAGAGATCGGGTCGGTTTTGAGAAAAGGTGGGTGGAGCGAACCGGATATAACCGAAATGGTGGAAGCTTCGGGTTCGGGTTTTTTTGAAGGTGATATGGTTATGTTGGATAATCAAGCGGTGTTGGATGCTCTTTTGTTGAAAGTGGATCGGTTTTCGGATTCACTTCGGAAATCTGGGTGGAGCTCCGAAGAGGTTTCGGAGGCTTTAGGATTTGATTTTCGACCCGAGAAGAAGGAAAGGAAACCGGTTAAGAAACTGTCACCTGAATTGGTTCATAGCATCGAGAAACTGGTGGGATCGGTTTCCCGGTCATGA